The sequence below is a genomic window from Salvelinus fontinalis isolate EN_2023a chromosome 19, ASM2944872v1, whole genome shotgun sequence.
CAAGGCTGTAAAATTAGGCTATACAAGGCTGTAAGATTAGGCTATACAAGGCTGTAAAATTAGGCTATACAAGGCTGTAAAATTAGGCTATACTAGGCTGTAAAATTAGGCTATACTAGGCTGTAAGATTAGGCTATAAGATGTAAGGCTGTAAGATTAGGCTATAAGATTAGGCTATACAAGGCTGTAAAATTAGGCTATACTAGGCTGTAAGATTAGGCTATACAAGGCTATAACATTAGGCTTTACTAGGCTATAACATTAGGCTATACTAGGCTAAACTAGGCTATAAGATTAGGCTATACTAGGCTGTAAGATTAGGCTATACACGGCTATAAATTTAGGCTATACTAGCCTATAAAATTAGGCTATAAAATTAGGCTATAAGATTAAGCTATACTAGGCTATAAAATTAGGCTATACGATTAGGCTATAAAATTAGGCTATACTAGGCTAtaagattacatttacattttagtcatttagcagacgctcttatccagagcgacttacagtagattaGGCTATACAAGGCTATAAGATTAGGCTATACAATTAGGCTATACTAGGCAATAAGATTACGCTATACACGGCTATAAATTTAGGCTATAAAATTAGGCTATACGATTAGGCTATAAAATTAGGCTGTACTAGGCTATAAGATTAGGCTATACTAGGCTATAAGATTAGGCTATACTAGGCTATAAGATTTGGCTGTACTAGGCTATAAGATTAGGCTATACtaggctatgctaggctatgaGATTAGGCTATGCTATAAAATTAGACTATACTAGGCTATAAAATTAGGCTATAAGATTAGGCTATACTAGGGTATAAGATTAGGCTATACAAGGCTGTAAGATTAGGCTATACTAGGGTATAAGATTGGGCTATACAAGGCTGTAAGATTAGGCTATACTAGGCTATACTAGGCTATAAGATTGGGCTATACAAGGCTGTAAGATTAGGCTATACTGGGCTATACTAGGCTGTAAGATTAGGCTATACTATGCTGTAAGATTAGGCTATACAAGGCTGTAAGATTAGGCAATAAGATTAGGCTATACTATGCTGTAAGATTAGGCTATACTATGCTGTAAGATTTGGCTATACTATGCTGTAAGATTAGGCTATACTATGCTGTAAGATTAGGCTATACTATGCTGTAAGATTAGGCTATACTAGGCTGTAAGATTAGGATATACTAGGCTGTAACATTAGGCTATACTACGCTATAATATTAGGCTATGCTAGGCTATAAGATTAGGATATACTAGGCTATAACATTAGGCTATACTAGGATATAATATTAGGCAATACTAGGAATAGGCTACATGTCTAGGCTGTGGGATTAGAATATACTAGGAATAGGCTCTACTATGAGTAGGCTAGTCTAGGAGTAGGCTCTACTATGAGTAGGCTAGTCTATGAGTAGGCTCTACTATGAGTAGGCTATTCTAGAAGTAGGCTCTACTATGAGTAGGCTAGTCTAAGAGTAGGCTCTACTATGAGTAGGCTATTCTAGAAGTAGACTCTACTAGGAGTAGGCTCTACTATGAGTAGGCTAGTCTAGGAGTAGGCTCTACTAGGAGTAGGCTCTACTATGAGTAGGCTAGTCTAGGAGTAGGCTCTACTAGGAGTAGTCTCTACTATGAGTAGGCTAGTCTAGGAGTAGGCTCTACTATGAATAGGCTCTACTATGAGTAGGATAGTCTAGGAGTAGGCTCTACTAGGAGTAGGCTCTACTATGAGTAGGCTAGTCTAGGAGTAGGCTCTACTATGAGTAGGCTCTACTATGAGTAGGCTAGTCTAGGAGTAGACTCTACTATGAGTAGGCTCTACTATGAGTAGGCTAGTCTAGGAGTAGGCTAGTCTAGGAGTAGGCTAGTCTAGGAGTAGGCTAGTCTAGGAGTAGGCTAGTCTAACACTAGGAGAGAGAAATGTGCAGCATTCTTAACTCAGTCTACCTTGGAATGCTGGTGGAGGTAAGCGGCAGATGGTTTGGTGCTGTAGAGGGCTAGAATGTCTTCTACAGGCAAGCTATTCTGGATCAGAGAGGACAGCAGAACAGAGGTTAGAGCCGAGGGGGAATATAGTTAGTAACAGTTCAATCACAGTAGTCATAAAGGGCCAGTTACATGGTCAACCCAGGGGAAAGGTCATGGACTAGGTAATGCTGCCCAGTTTGAAATATAAAGTATATACTGTTGCACCTGACTTAAGTCAAAGTTTAGCCGCAGAGGAGCAAGGCTATGGAGACTGGTGATTCATTGTGTAGTTACAAGGGAGGAGGTTAACCTAAAGCTCATATTAAATACAACAGACAACCATCAGATTCAGTTCCAACAGCCCCACAACCACTTTAATGGTCATTGACACTATGGACTGAGCCGTGGTAGTAGACTCCCCAACTCTGCCAAACGCCTCTTTGGAAACTGGTCATTCGTACTTTAAGTAACAAGGGAAAGGTCTAAGGGTCGTGGACACAACAGACTGAACCGTGTTAGACTCCCAAGCCCCTGGCATTCCTCAGTTCCCCGGCTACTCACCAGGATCATCCCAGCGAAGGAAGAGAGGATCATTGCCTCTCTTTCAAGAAGGTTGGGGTACTGCACATTATACCCTGGGCTACCCACTCCACTACAGGGAACAACAAAGTCAAACAAGGTTTTATTTATAAAACCATTTTTATATTATCAGTGGTCATAAAGTGATTTACAGTAACCTGGCATGCTAAACCAATATATTAGGTAAAGAAGTCAGCAGAACTCTTCAGGTCTCTGACAAGGTTACCCAACACAGGTGTGATTCACAGAACCAGCTCCATTTACACAAGGTCTCAGACAAGGTTACTCAAGACATGACACGAGACATGACAGTTATGACATAATTAAGTGTTGTTGTGTTTAGAAGTCATTGTTTCATCAATGTACTTACACGACGTCTCTGTCTATCACATCatgcccctcctctttctccagcCACCAAAGCGCAACACTTATGGCCAAGTCATAATGAGCCTGGAAGCACAAAGTACAGGGCTCCTAACAATGTTGAAATAATCATATAAACACAACCAGTGGACAGTTAACTGTATAAAACATCCCAAATGAAAGATGCACTGGGGGTTTGTACAGAcagtggcaagtcaaattcaaagACCTTCAAGTACTTTTTCAAGGACCATCCATTTGTAATAGTTAATATTATGCAATTGTTTCTAGTTTCCACCAGCTGGCAGTATATCACCATAACCTCATAAAAAAATTAAAACTAACTCAGTAGGCATCACTAACCTGACAAGTTCTCCTCAATATTACGTTGCTACATACATGAGTGGTAAATCAGTACTTCTGATGTTGTAATTTTAGTAGTGATAAGAGGAGTTTGGGGTCATGCCTACTGGTATTACTACACAATTCCAGCTTAATTGCTGTTTTTATTGGGCATTTGGAgaatctactactactacaaaaaAACGTCTCGCTTCCGGCCGGGGGAAGGGTGGGATGTGTGAACCGCAGGAACACAGCTGACGCTTAATAAAGCAGAATATCGCGGGCGCCCGGTGGAGGAGTGGATTGGCAAAAATGCTCTGGAGGTTGTTGCAGGGAAAAAAGTCACAATGTAGAACTGGCGCCAGCGCAGGATGCTGCGTTGTGTCTTTCCCCCGATGGCTCTTCAAGGCCGTTTCACCCATGCTCAtgtaataaataccattttaaataacacaagcatattgctattacattgttataactaacttctttctaaaAACAAGGTTTTCTCACATACTCATAAGCAGAAAttgagacccacacacacacccagagacagatggctgacacagaacattcataaacactgataaggcaggaaaggccttgagcaagagtgcttgggtctgcattccacgagataatgagacacacacataaccgaggacagagggctgacataaacctttcataaacaccgATTAAATAGGAACATCTGCGCACACACCTAATCTCCTAttttagctgaacatttggtaacaaagaacttttgatgcaagactcagaaggatgacgcacagctcatccggaccaatctgagaagacaacaacctgatcaggaccaaccagaaaaccagatctaccagactctacctactttctgtgctgtataaaatgactatgtatttctgttatctgggctctgtctgcaggttccttacgagctgaatgaacgagtccaagcatgcttgtatcagatatctttacctctgaataaaactgcttttttattatatgaatatccaccctgtccagagtctctacttcgtctcagttctccagtaaacttgtgtcaTCAACACTCGCAATGTCAAAGTCTGACGCATTTTTTTGCACCTTACACGGTGTGGGTTGGTAGGgtccagtgatgtagtggtgaaaaggtgggtaaactatactgaacaaaaatataaaacgcaacatgtaaagtgttggtgctatgtttcatgagctgaaataaaatatccaagAAATGTTCCAAAAGCACAAAAGGCATAATTGAATATACATTTGCCCGACATTTTAGCTATCGATTTGATGTTTTGCTGGCCTAATCAGtcagttctgtacctgcctggcaGTGGGTGGAATGAGCGTGTTCGCCTGGCATCAAGCGCAAAACACGTGATGAAATTTAAATTTGGTGGTCTGGCTGGAAATTAATTCGCAAGACCAATACATTTTTCTAATATTTTTTATAAACATATTTGCTCATTATCTGTTCTCCTTTCAATTCAAGTACTTTTCAAATACCGACTTGAGATAATGTCTGATTTTCAGTGCCAAATTCAAGTACTTGGAAGTACCTTGTGCGAACCCTGTGCAGCACCCCAGGAGTTTAAGTACAGCAAATTAGTAACACATATGAATTGCAAAAAATAAAGCAATTAAATGGGGACCGCTTTTGCCTAATGCGCACCACTTTTAAAATGACTGgttgaaattatacaaaagttgGAGAGTGCATCTTTGACTGCTGGATTGGGATGGTACACTCCAGAACAATGTGTTGAGACTCCTACCAGGTCATCCAGCATGGTAGTAGATCCCTTCCCCTTGGGGTCAAAGCCATTCTCTCTCAGTTTCTGACCAATGTAATCTCCCCTGTTCAAAACATAAAACTCTTAGGCTcctgaggaagaaaaaaaagccATTTCATTTCCTCTACTCATACTATGTCATTGCTCTACATCTATAATGGCATCATCCACAGAAAGCAACTCACAGAAGGGCCTTCATGTCTCTTCTCAGTCGCATTGTCTCCATTTCTCTGAGGTAGCGCTAATCATGCACATGAAGAGGGATAGGTCCTTGGCGGTCCACTAGCCTACACAGAACTAGGTTTGGAAATACAATGTAAAGGTGCTCAATAGAAAAGGGTAGCCTGGTCACCgatctgtttgtgccgtcttgtgtttcaatgaccataggagttggcatgacaacacaaacagatctttGGGACCAGGGTAGGAAAAAGGAGGAAGTTGCATTCTAGATAAAGGATCGGTATGGAGAGAAATGAACAGGTAATGATAAAGCATGATAGTGCAAGTCTATTTGCTTAATTACCTCAACTGGGGTTAATTTGCCACAGTAAGACATAGTGCATGCTGCAGGGCAGTCTTGAACCCGACACCTCTCTGGCCCCACACAGAGGCCACGGAATGTGACAAGCTAGCAGAACACACATTTGGTCATCCAAGCTTTTTATTAAAGCAGCCTAATCACAGAAGGTGTTTGTAAAATGGTGAAGTGCTAAAGCAAGGCAACAGCAAGGGGGTTATACTGTAAGTAGGACTAGACTTATTTTGCTAATGCTTTGGCCTCGCAACCTTTTTCCACGACTCATCTCCAAAATGAGATGTTGACCTAAGTAGGTCACCGTTGATTTACGTAATATTTTATGTAGCCTGTGCCTGGTGAAATAGGGTCTTATTCGAATCCGAATGATATGATCAAATTGGTGTTCTAAGCAATGCATTCAATCCACATTTGTTACAAAGAAAGACGTTAATTGTAAAGCAATCGGTACtcaccacacacatacaaaattCTGGATTCTCACCCAAGAATAGCAGTGTAGCACAAAATCACAAACAACCTTTCAAGTAAACCCTAAAAACGCACCTGTCTGTAGGAAGGCTGTGTACAGTAGAGGCAGAGGGGAGCAGACATAAAACCACTATCCTCTCAGCTGAACAGCCTACTCTGAATAATTCAAACAGGGcttccagtcagtaactccaacAACACGGGTCCAGATTATGTTAGAAACAAAAGGAGAGGTG
It includes:
- the LOC129817024 gene encoding uncharacterized protein C2orf80-like isoform X1 is translated as METMRLRRDMKALLGDYIGQKLRENGFDPKGKGSTTMLDDLAHYDLAISVALWWLEKEEGHDVIDRDVVGVGSPGYNVQYPNLLEREAMILSSFAGMILNSLPVEDILALYSTKPSAAYLHQHSKSTIVHPFTLSYHPLAMLGSFKAVDHSRKHTQKLKWWLSVQGKGGAASAVQRALVQSSSSSSSTSNTFLSVSGESLKEQTEHYEG
- the LOC129817024 gene encoding uncharacterized protein C2orf80-like isoform X3, yielding MLDDLAHYDLAISVALWWLEKEEGHDVIDRDVVGVGSPGYNVQYPNLLEREAMILSSFAGMILNSLPVEDILALYSTKPSAAYLHQHSKSTIVHPFTLSYHPLAMLGSFKAVDHSRKHTQKLKWWLSVQGKGGAASAVQRALVQSSSSSSSTSNTFLSVSGESLKEQTEHYEG
- the LOC129817024 gene encoding uncharacterized protein C2orf80 homolog isoform X2, with amino-acid sequence MSAPLCLYCTQPSYRQAHYDLAISVALWWLEKEEGHDVIDRDVVGVGSPGYNVQYPNLLEREAMILSSFAGMILNSLPVEDILALYSTKPSAAYLHQHSKSTIVHPFTLSYHPLAMLGSFKAVDHSRKHTQKLKWWLSVQGKGGAASAVQRALVQSSSSSSSTSNTFLSVSGESLKEQTEHYEG